The nucleotide sequence GTTGATCATGTTTCATGataaatctgaatctgaaaagtaactactGCTCTTAAATAAGTGTagtgtgataaaaaaaaaagtacatgaTTTCTCTCTGAAAAAGTTCATAAGAGATGCCTGGTGAAGTACACCTAAAAATAATATTGGAGCACGGTACTTGCAGCAAGTAACAAGCATAATTTTGTGAAGTTtattttgtatgtgtctgtgttctcATGTTGTTTTGTCCGCCCTGTGAGAAAACTAGcagcatatttttttaaatgattgttCATTTGCGTTAAGACATAAACAGGCTTCATAGTCTCTCAATAGGGAGGTCTTTGTGCTGTGTCTTCAGCAAATAGCCTGAAGTGATAAAGGCCTTTAAAGCCTGCATCTCTGTATCATGAGACAGTCACTGTGCTTAGTGCAAGAAATTCCACTCCCACTGTAAAATCTTATCAGTGATTAAAAGATATGATCAAGAGGAATCTCTGCTATGTTAGTTAAGCTTTAACATCCTCATCTCTAACTCTTGCAGTTTTTGTATTGAATGATTACCGGTTTGTAAGGGGCAATGCACCAATCAATGATCTCACACCTGGGAGGACAGAGCCTGTAAACgctgaaacaggaggagattGGCGATTAGAAGTGGAGACACACGAGATAGATACACAGTTGATAGACACTGTTATCCAGTTAAGTcaaaacaggctgtaaacagaGCCTAAGACAGAGCAGCCAATTCAAGAGCACATGATCTAATGTATGCACGATCTGAAGTGTTTGTTCACATCACATATTGCTCAACAGGGCCTTTGCTAGTGCGGGGCAGGGCAGTGTACTTGTGGGGGTGAAGGGGGGGGTCTTAGATAGTAAGTTAACTTTAGTGTTGCATTAATTGACTTCTGTATCATCTAAAGAAATATTTAAGACCAGAATGAGACTGCAGGATcgacacagagcaacaaaaatCACAAGAGAGTGTTTTCTTTATACAAAGTCTATTGGTCTGAACATAAGGTTTGAAAATTGGGACAAATGTTGGTGCGAGAAACCTGACTTTCGGGTTCTGATGGTATGTTAGATTTTTGAAAACATGAGGGAAATTTGCTCTGGATTTTAAAGGTGCAGTCTGTGAGTTAACTCTAAACAAAGTGTAATCTTACAAGCACATGATTAGAAATTGCTGTGAATCCCAAGAGTTCttttaatgcaaacattttaaatgttttctgataGTGTTAAAAGGTTGTAAAGAAAGTTTGATTAAATTGTTGGGAGGCACAGAAATCCTGATCTCTTTTTGTCAACTCTTCAACATGGATACACCTGTAATATATAAAGCCAAAAATTTCTGACTATGCCTTTAAAtatcttttcctccatctcatTTCCCCTTTAAACAATCTTTTTATGTTGTGGGCTCTCCTCTATTGGAGCGGCTCATGTCCTCTCCTAATGTGTGATTGTTTGAATTAAAGCAGAGCCCACTGCCAAGAGGGAGggcttgttttcatttaaaaagaggGCATGTGTCTGTttaagaaggagagacagagagaaagaaaggaagggaggGGACGAAAGAGAGgtagagggagaaaaagagggaaagacagagagagagaaagagggagaaggtgGGGGTTGATGAGATCATTTTCTGGGCCGGGATGAATCAGCTTTTCTGTCagtaaagagagggagagagggagagaattcAGCACTCTATTAATCCACATGAGCAACTGGCCACAGCAAATGAGAAGCACTTCAAGATGTCAGCTGTGACCGGGTTTCCCCAAGGGATAATTTACAGGGcctaaagtaaaaaaaaaaattaaaaaaaatcatttaatcaaTGAAAAGACAGTGAGGTCAGACCCCTTCTAATGTACAAAGATGTGAGCTGTTACAAGTGTTTAATGTGAGAATGACCTATCAGCTTTTTATAATCATGAGTATATCAGTCATTTTCCCCCCTGTGCtctgtcagaggtcagagcacaGCAATCCTGGAGCTGAAAAACATGTGTCCCGCTCTGAGGGACTTTCAGGCAGCTTAAATGTGGGTGCTATGAAAGCAAACCAGCTACTCTATATTTCACACAGGTATAGAAACATACAGGCATGGTTACTGACTACAACTTAAAGAATACTGCAGAAGAAGCATCACACTGTCTCATCAAAGGAGACAAATCCTACAGGCAGGATTATTCAGTGGTAACACAATAGGTGTACAAGAGGAAAACATCAAAGGGCCGTAAGATACTTTTAACAGCCACATGTTTGacagatgttaaaaataaaatatgccAAGAATCAACATCTGTAATTAATAACAGCACTTAATTCAACTTGACTGCCTTACATGGCAACACGGCTCGATTTAACAGACTAATGAGACCAAAGTCTGAATGCAGTTAAAACAGGAAACTCTGAAGAAATAGATATGTCAAAGGTGTTTGTGATTTCTAAACAACAGAGCGACTTTTCTTCAGATCAGGTCATTGTCTATTTTGTTCCTGGTTATAAAAATGTTCTGCTACTTAAATCTGaaagataaaattaaataattgaCAGGAAAGACTCTAAGTCCTCTATAGGACTGCTGTTTTGTCACGTCAGTCACTTTAGGCTTTTTGTGTGAGCAAGGACACACCGTGTCACTGATGCAAAGCTCCAGTCAAGCCAGTATCATctgagtcagagctgcagcacaaGTTTCAGTCACAGCTGCACCACCTAGTGGCAGGAAAAGTAACAACAGCGGCTGTGCTCCatctacaaacaaaaatgtacaatgaaaagaaaaaagcacacTTTTCTGGGTCTAAAAATGGCTGATGCATCAAAAATATGAATACTCTGAAATGCTCTTCAGGATATGGTTATCGGAAAACAGACATAATTTCTCAGGTTACACAATCATACCATACATAGTCTACAACCTTGTGGATGACACACTAGTTCCTAGTGTCCTACACTCAGGCCTTCAGGGTGAGAAATATCTGATATTTCTGAAAGTCACCACAGATTAGAGGAATATGGCCTCAGGATTTATGTAAATCATTATCTGTGGTGGAACAAGTATTCAACTGATAAAGTCATGTGAATGTGACAGGGAGTTGACTGTTTTCAGCACCACTCAAGAATTTAAAACTAGTTTTTGACTTACAAAAGTGTGCAACTCCTCTACATCAGCTATAAAGATATCTACATCTTtggacatttttatgttgttgtatcAACACTGAATAATTTTAGATGCAAGCAGGTGCTTCACACTGCTTTACCACGAGTAAAGACTGTTCATCATCGCTCTCTAGTTAGACGCCCAGTCTCAACTCGTTCAGCAATATCTCAGTTGCATTATattaaattgtttgttttcagtttgttatcAATTGTAGCTGTAATGACCACGTTTCCTTGACCGTAAGAGCAAACTGCTAAATATGCCATCAGCAGTAACATAATCACTCATGCTGCCACTGGACTGAACACATGTCACAATCATGACTGTGAGCTGCATTAACATATCTGTTCTGGCTTTTCATGTACGACCTCATTTGTGGAATAGTAAAGCACACATCTCAAAGACATCAAATCGGTAAAATTTTATTTCCCAAATTTGTAATCATACAATTGTCAGTTATGGGAAAGGGGAGGCAATtacataatgaatgaaaaatattgCATTTTACAATACAATGTCAAACCTAAtatgcatatttaaaaaaagcaacaacaaaaaaaaacatgcacaaatacaaGATGCAGTATAAACatggaaaactaaaaaaaaaaaaaaaaaatggaaacacgAGTTGAATGAAACTGCACAGGATGTTTGACAGCAGTTCTTTAACCATCGAAATACGGAATCATAAATTAAAAATTCTCGTCTTAAAAATCAAATTCCACAAGAGGAACAGTCGAAGTTATCCTTCAGTAGGGTCGGTCTCTGCGCTCCTGGCGATGGTCccttaaagaaaaacaacagaagtaGTATATGACAGATGCTTATATTCACATGCCTGCTTTTCACATCTCTATTGACATCAAATGTTTTGGTCACAGATCTGCAGTcactggctgtttttttttccccaattgCATCTAAAATTAAAATTCTGGTAATGAGAGGATGAGTTAAAGGAACTTAATCCTACCTCATATCCATCTTGCCACCTGGTGGACCCATTCCTCTTCCACCTCTTCCGCCCATTCGGTCCATGGGTGGTCCTCCACGCCCAGCTCCACGAAACCCTCCCCTATCCATTCCTCCACGTCCTCTGAACCCACCGCGATCTCCTCCCCAGCCTCCACGGAAACCTCCAGGGCCACCTGGCCCCCCTACTCCCGCTGGCCCACCGCGGTCCATACCTCTGCCTCCACGCATTCCCATTCCACCTCTGCCTCGGTCACCTCCGGGGGGAAATGGAGGGCCACCACCCAACCCTTCTGGTTTGGGAGCTTTGCACTGGTTACATTCCATTCTCCAGGCAAAGTTCTGGTTACCACAACCCCTGGTAAAGCAGAGCATTAAATTACAAACTCATCTGATACAAAAAAGTCATCCAAGAAAATGTTGCACTACAGAAGTAATACATACGGGTTAGGACACTCCCAGTCCCCAGCTCTCTGCTGCATGTTGCCTCCTGTGGGTCCACCTCTGCCCATACCACGTGGACCACCGCGTGGGCCAAACCCACCACGATCTCCTCCACGGCCCATCATACCTGAACATTAATGCCATCAATTTTTAATCATGCGGCTGTATTCACcgcttttatattttttcagaGATAGATCTTCTATATGCTACAGAGTTCAACCATCAAGCATCAAGTCATCAAGCAAGAGACTCAGCAGCAAATATATGTATGCTTTTTAGAGAAGTGCTTTTTAAGGAAGTCAGAAGTCAGaccaaaagaaaagacaaaaggcaAGTGGATTCCAAATTACAAAACCCTCTGACGGTGTGATGAGTGGCATAAATATTCCCTTGAATAATCGAACACTAACAAATAGAGCTGACATTTACCTCCACGACCCATCATGCCATCTCGCATGGGCATGCCTCCTCTCATTCCACCCATCATGGGCTTTCGGCGTGCCATGGATACCTTAAGCCTTCGGCCTTGGAACTCCTTACCtacaattaaaaatataaagataaacatataaacaaccattcacaaATTAAATCAGCTGGATGCATTTGTGCAGTCAATCAAACATACCATCAAAGTGCTCCACAGCTGCTTTGGCACAGATTGGCTCCTCATAGGACAGAGTAGCATCTCCCTTGGGCTTTCCATCCttgtctgtgtatatgttaATGGCTGGCTGGCCAAGTCTGCGGTTAATCTTTACACACAGTGAGGATTCATTTAGTTTAGTTTCCATATTAGTTTTGTTAACACTAACATTCAGAGTGTAGAGCTAATCTTACCCTGATTGGACCAACATGTTTGAAGAATTCAGCCATGTCCTCCAGGTTAGCCTTCTCAGTCAGCCCTGTGATGTAGATGGTGCTGTTCTCAGAGTCATCCTGCTCTTCAGGGCGTCCtacaacaaaccaaaccaaatatgAGGCAAAAATGTAACCTTTTATCTCATCACTTCAACAAACGTAGTCTGCATATGAACCAGCAATGTCAAAGAGCAATACGGTGAGAGACTACTCACCCATTTCACGCTCGTCACTGTTCATAGGTCCTGTAGTCCATCAGtcgagagggagagaaacagattGAGAAAAGTCAGTGTGTGCAACTGAAGTTCAAAGTACAACACCTGAGGAGTACTACAAAAGATAATCCAGACACTCCCTTATAGACGCAGTCAGACATATTGGGAAGTTGAAAATGGCACCTTATGGTACACCACAATTCCCACAAGTGATATATTGAATTGGAAATAGAACACCTCAGACCCTTTGGCAAATAATTGTGTGTCATTTGAAAAGCCTCGAAGACCAGTAATAAATCCTCCAAAAAACCCAGGAATTCAGCTCATGAGATTTGTTAAAGCAGTAACGGACACATTTGAGTGAAATTTTGTCATTAACCTGTCAAAAACTCATTGTCAAACCATAAGCAGTGACTGAATTATACCAAGTACCCCAGGGAAAATGGTCTCAGGCATTGAAAAAAATTCCCCAATATTTTCAGATATGTTCATGTAAATAAATTTTGAATACCACAATGTAAGACACATCAATACTCGAAGCATATTTGCTCAAAAAGTTTAAGGCTTTTAAAGGACTAACCAGTGTAATACTCGTTAACTTACCACCAGGCTTACTGAAGCCACCTCTCTCTCCAGCGCCGCTATGGGGGAATAAATGGAGATATGAAGGCGTTTTCCCTTTTACAGCCACTTCCATGGCTCGAGCAAAGTGGCTTGATTGAGGGAGTAATCAAAACATTCTAACTAGGCGAACAGTAACTAAAAACTCCCCAAAATTATATATACACAAGCTAATTTAGGGGATAAGTGTATTAATTACGTGCCATTCCTTAGCTAGCGGAGTACAAACTCAGTGACAGTTTTCAGTAGTGGATACATTTGTGCAAAAATATTAATGGCTAACATATTTTCACTGCCtttgaaaatgtgacaaaaccCAAACATTCGTACACAGATTTCAGATGCATTGATGGCATACATAGTTGTACCCAGACACCCTAATAACATTACTTCTAACAAAAGTTACAGCTGAATCAGATATGTACAAGTGTAAAAACACAATGCATCTGAAATTTCACAAGATGATCAGGTGATCACATTCACCtggtaataaaaacaaataaaaatacaattataCAATGTTCAAGACAAATCAACACCAAAAAGAaagttttacagtgtttaccaaggttaagttaaattaaaaacaaagacttGGTCAATTAATAATACCCATCATGCTCATAAAAACCACCATCCTCAGTTCTTGAAAAAAGGCAGACCCCGAATCTTTGTTTAAGCTCCCTCCTGCTGCTTAAGCTGGCGGCTCTGTACTGAGTACAGATACTTTTTAGAGAAAAGATGGTTTTAAATGGCTCTCACTGTTACCTGTACGGTATAAATGTGACAAAGCATGTTAAAAAGTGCTCAAAAGAATGTGATCAAACATTTGTAttccaaaccacaaaaacaatttaaaacatttcaaaatgacatattttgcCCCCccacaccacaaaacaaatataCCTGTGCAAGGCTAATATTACACTAAAATTTGAATTTTAGTATAACAACAACTATACTACATCTTAATTTATATATCTATTTAGGGTTGTGTTCCTATTTATTGAATTTCTTTTGATTTGCTCTTATTTACCTTTATTTCAGTAAGACTGCAAAGTTGCTCAGGTCGAGTCCTGTATAGTTTTAAATTCACTACAATGTTAAAAGACTGcatttttaagtgtgtgtattcactgtatcaaaacaagaagaaataaTAAGAACCCTGTTATTTAAAAAGGTTTACACTGAACCAGAAAAGATGAAACTCTTGAAAAAAACTACACCTTTTAGAAAAAGAACACCTGAAATAAGAACTGACAATTCACGCTGCATTTCTGACCCAAATCTCATCAATCAAGACTTGGAAAGAACACCTCTTTCCAATACCACatcctaaaaatgaaaacttatGTCAGTCATCAAGATTTATACTGAGGAGTACCTCTGTAGTATTTGAGGAACCGAATATGCTGATTTAACAAagcttttcatcttttcagctTTTAGTTTTTAACAGCAGTGATACCAGATTTTAACgaaaacaaatgcacagtgCAACCTCGGTTCACCTTCATACCCCTGGTCTCTCTCTTGGTAACCATTTCAATTCCTTTTCACAGGAGTTGAATGCCATTGAATTGGATTTGAGGTTGGGTCAAACCATTTCCAGCTACAGAATTCAgttaacaatgtaaaaaaacagCTCAAATGCCCAATCTGTATCAAGAGCAAATTTGATTGATATGTCAATAAGGGTGTACTAGAGTAAATGTGTCATGGTCTAGCCCAATTTAGATCTAATTTCACCATGATATGGGATACATATCTACATAAGAcataatggaaaataaaatataatacaccTGAAAGCCATTAGACTGGATCACACTACACCAAAATCTGTGAACTGAAGGTCTCTGCACTAAGACAATCCTTAAAGCACTCCTAAAATATGaacacaggaaataaataaattgtacTTTCCCATGTCAGTTAACATTActagatgtgtttttttcttattatcaaAGAAGTGTGACACCACAAAACACTGCCAGTACATGCTTGGCAAATAAAGATAGTGAATATGTTTGAAAACAAGTAAAATTTCTATCCAATTTGCTTTCAATCAGTTTTGCCCATAAAGCAAGTTTACAATTTCAAATGATGAATTTTAGCTTGGGTGGATATTGAAACTTTGACCACAAAAACCCATTTAAGAAATTCAACAACTTCTTTTGATACAACAGCTGGCACAATGTGACGATGTCTGATCATCTTCTAGGACAAATGTTGAAGCTACAAGCAAAAATTCACTGACAAACTTGAGAGATAAGATAGttcctcattttctttgtctctctgtagaTGATGCAATTCATTACAGAGGTCTTACTGTACCATTAGCACATCTGACTCgccatttttcctttttagtgTAACTTCCTCTGGCCAGTTAAATGAGGACAATATACCTAATGTCAGTGACAGCCTTGTTTcaagaaaatggaaacattcctcaatgtgtttttttaagtaaaaaaaaaaaagaaaaaaaaagaagaaagaaaacctTTTTAAGAGGAAATACATCATTAACCCAAATAGTATGCTTGAGtaagcatatatatatatatatatatgaaatacaACAGAATGTATTGTATGAGGCCATAGTCTATTTCTAAATTCCTTCACATACCAATGCTGTGGTGTACAGTTTTGCAGGACAAACTAAAGTTTACTTAAGGACTCCAGCACCACaataactgagaaaaaaacCTGCAGGATTTATCCAACATCTAATTGCATTTTTCTTGTACCAACTCAAAGTGTGGAATGATGCACCATGGTGAGAAAATGATTTAAAGGAGTATTACTGAGACAGCGTTTGAAACTTCCTTAAGGAAACCCATTAAAATTTTTGgatttaatatgaaatattcattgAATACAATTCTATCACGTCCCCTGACCAATCATGAATTTTTGCAACTTTTCAGATACCCTAAAACCTTTTGATTTTGGCTCCTAAACAAATTACGTTCTAGGATATAAACTGTTCAACCTAAAAGTTTATGCACAGGTCTCTGATTAAAATGAACTTAGATTAAAAAAGGGACAAACCTTTTTCTTACCTTTGGCCAAATCAGTGACAGGGCTGAGAGAAAATGGATGACAACAGCTAAAATTGTTGCCAATGTTGGCATGTCCTATATCTGCCATGACAGTCCTCTGGCACTAGGGGGGTCCATAATTTATCAGCATTGACTGTTGATAAAATATGACCTTACCCATTCAAGGGAATAAAgttgtataaataaatagatgCCACATTACTTTGGCTTATTCCAGCTGTTTCTGATGAGGACTTATCTCAGCCCTGCCCCTAGTGGCCACAGCACCTGTAGagtcaaaataaatgtgagGTCAAATGCTAAGGAAAGACACTTACCCCATGCCACGGCCCATGCCTCCACGTCCACGATGCATCATTCCACCTCGATCAAAGCCATCCCTGCCAGGGCCCCTACTCTCCCCTGCCCCTGGGTACCTTGAAGGCTCAGAGCCAGAGTAACCAGAACCTCCACCCTGGCCATCTTGTCTGTAATTATCTACAGGAGAAGCACAAATGCATCAGAACATAGTTATCAATGTATGTTTTCAGTGACattaaactgaacattatgaATGAATATTAGAAAATAACAGATTAGCAAGATTAAAAAGCAAAGCTTACTGTAATGGTTGGACTGGTTGTAACTGGGTGGTCCACCTTGTTGGCTGTACTGGGTGGCTGGAGGCTGTCCGTAGGAACCAGCAGCCTGGGGAGGATATGCAGGAGGagcctgttgttgctgttgctgggTCTGCTGCTGGTACCCCTGCTGCTGGCCGTAGCCTGCCTGCTGGGCCTGGTAACCTGGCTGTTGCTGGCCGTATCCAGCTGGCTGGGTGTAGCTATTTTGGTTGTAACTAGCCGGCTGGCTGTTTGCATTGTAACTGatagagacagacaaaacagaagatAAAGACCTGTACATTCTTGTGGAATTTACTTGTTATTTAGTTGCTTAATGAAGTTAACATACCTCTGTGGTGCAGTGGGAGCAGCCTGCTGGCCATAACCAGGGTAAGCAGATTGGGCAGTATACCCTGGCTGAGAGCCATAAGACTGGGaagcagctggagcagcagcagctggagtaCTGTCATAACCACTGGCTCCATAACCCTGGGCTGACTGCGAGTAGCTGTGAGTGGTAGACTGGGCAGCAGGATAGCcagctgtggaaaacaaatcattggaaaaaaatcctttacttgtgtttttatggGGTGGCAACAAACAATCATTAACCTAAAACTTGGGAGCATTCTGAAATAATGATCAATTAGACTTTAAGGTTACATCTTTTAAATGAAGACTGTCCAGACGTAAGATAAACCCGACAGAAATACCTACAAACAGTGTACAGTTGGGCGTCATGCTGATGCTAGGCATGCTAGTGACTTAATTTGTTCTGTCCAACTCAGCTCACTCCATGTAGTTCTAAGCAGAACCACACCAAAATGAGTCTAATGTTCCTTCTTTAATAACTGACCTGAAGCTGGTTGGCCATATGATGATCCAtactgttgttgctgctgagggtagcctccagcagcaggtgttgtCTGGGTATAaccactgtcagcagcagcaggttgagCATATGATCCATAATTCTGCTGGCCATAGCTCTGCTGAAAGGAAAGAGCATACTAGAATAAATACCAATGACGCACAAAGACTGAGCAATCATTATCCATGCTAAGTAAAATTATCCATGATAATTGTaaccatttttaaaagaacTTTCTTAAATCAGATCGTCATGTAAATGTGTGCTTCAGTTTctatttgtacatttaaagacagttaaaatgaaaataaaaacaaaaaccccaaACCAACCAAGCAAGACAAAAACATGGCTCATCACAAAGCAATCAGCTACAGTCAAACAACTACCCAGCTATGTTGAATCTCACCTGTGCAGACTGCCCATAATTTTGTGAGGGCTGGGCAGCGTAGGAGGCATACCTGTAAGAACACAAATCAAAGTTTTAGCTTCAGAAAATATAAGAACTCAGAGGACCTAAACATTGCTCTATGTACTCTTTCAACATTAACAATGCAATACTTAGAGTCTTTTATTAAGTAAATGTACCAATACAGCGCTGTAACAAATACTCCACTACAAAAACCACTCAAAAACCTACTGTAGTAACAGAAGAGAGAGTATTACTAGCCAAATGTATTTAAGGTATCAGCAGGTCTCAGCAGTAAAAGTACTCTATACTGACAGACATTATTAGATTGTAAATTTTATGGCATCCAAGTGTAAAGagcattttacagttttagttGCTTGAGGTGGAgttagttttaataataattaataataataattaattcaaTTAATCCAGTGGGACAGGGACACTAGATTAATCTGGGGGGTCCTGCGATGATTGATGGgatttttttgtgaattactgaatatttgatttttattatttatatttatattactgcATATTCAATTTTATACTTAGTTAGTTACTTATTCTGTATTGGCTTGCACCGGGACCAGTAACCTATTTCGTTTCacctcatgttcacatgtgttggaatgacaataaagctccttgaatccttgaatATTCACAAGAGGTTAGAGGTCAAAGAGGTTGGGAACCATCTTTATAACAATGTACTGAATTTGTAAAcaattttcctcctcctgtatAATCTTATTCTGATGCTGAATTTGTAAACTATTTTCTTCCTTCTATATAATATTACGCTGATGAGTAACTTGAAACAACAGCagataggtttttttttaagtacaatatttcactctggaATTTTAGAGAACAAGAATAAAGTAGAAAAAGGTAAATACTCAggtacctcaaaactgtattCAAATACCGCACTTGAGTGAATGTGTTACTTTACACCATTGCTCAACCGAtgcttacaaaaaaaaaaaaaaaaaaaaaaaaaacaaatacaaaaactttACAATCAGTGAGTGTAAGAAGTCAGTAGTCTTACCCCTGCTGGGCGCTGGTCTGGTTGTAGGAGCTGTAAtctgcaaaacaacacaacattcaTTAGCAAACGATTTAACGTACGAACAAAACATTCTTTGCGCGCGAGCAGCACGTTACGCAGACCGGTCGTCAGGTCGCCATTCAACAACACCACAGCAACGCTCACCAAGCCCATTAAACACCGCGTGTCAAAACTTACTAGAAATTACGGGCACATGCATTTTATAAACAAATTTTCTATAACTGCTAATCCGGCGTTCATTATCAACCTCCGCGTGCAGAAAATATCAGGTAAAAAATACCGCAACGAGTCGAGGAGCTAACATGACTAGGCCTCACGCCTAGCGCTAGCAAAGGCTCACGATGTTCCGgtgaatataaactgaaaaGACGGATTATGTCGACATAATCTCTTTTAAAAttatgcaaagcacttttggtTTTGATTAAATAACATAGTTTCTTTAAACTCAGCATAAAATATTACAATTCTTCACATACCCGGAGCCGACGCCATTTCACTGTTCCTATGCAAGACGACTGGTTAGAGCTGAATGCTGGATAAGGGTTCTTCTCTTCGCGGGGACCAGAAATATCGCGAGAATTACGGGTACTCGCTTCAACCGCGGTGGCTAAGGGACCGGATAGTGACTATAACGTTTCTGAAAAGATTAAACGTAGTATATTTCATACTATAATATATTGCTATAGACATCTACATTAAGTATAAAAGCATTTAGGTAGGAATAATTACTATTACAAGTACCTAGAATGAAATCTTCATAGAgattgttttgtccaaacaacaatccaaa is from Lates calcarifer isolate ASB-BC8 linkage group LG13, TLL_Latcal_v3, whole genome shotgun sequence and encodes:
- the ewsr1b gene encoding RNA-binding protein EWS isoform X1, producing the protein MASAPDYSSYNQTSAQQGYASYAAQPSQNYGQSAQQSYGQQNYGSYAQPAAADSGYTQTTPAAGGYPQQQQQYGSSYGQPASAGYPAAQSTTHSYSQSAQGYGASGYDSTPAAAAPAASQSYGSQPGYTAQSAYPGYGQQAAPTAPQSYNANSQPASYNQNSYTQPAGYGQQQPGYQAQQAGYGQQQGYQQQTQQQQQQAPPAYPPQAAGSYGQPPATQYSQQGGPPSYNQSNHYNNYRQDGQGGGSGYSGSEPSRYPGAGESRGPGRDGFDRGGMMHRGRGGMGRGMGGAGERGGFSKPGGPMNSDEREMGRPEEQDDSENSTIYITGLTEKANLEDMAEFFKHVGPIRINRRLGQPAINIYTDKDGKPKGDATLSYEEPICAKAAVEHFDGKEFQGRRLKVSMARRKPMMGGMRGGMPMRDGMMGRGGMMGRGGDRGGFGPRGGPRGMGRGGPTGGNMQQRAGDWECPNPGCGNQNFAWRMECNQCKAPKPEGLGGGPPFPPGGDRGRGGMGMRGGRGMDRGGPAGVGGPGGPGGFRGGWGGDRGGFRGRGGMDRGGFRGAGRGGPPMDRMGGRGGRGMGPPGGKMDMRDHRQERRDRPY
- the ewsr1b gene encoding RNA-binding protein EWS isoform X2 produces the protein MASAPDYSSYNQTSAQQGYASYAAQPSQNYGQSAQSYGQQNYGSYAQPAAADSGYTQTTPAAGGYPQQQQQYGSSYGQPASAGYPAAQSTTHSYSQSAQGYGASGYDSTPAAAAPAASQSYGSQPGYTAQSAYPGYGQQAAPTAPQSYNANSQPASYNQNSYTQPAGYGQQQPGYQAQQAGYGQQQGYQQQTQQQQQQAPPAYPPQAAGSYGQPPATQYSQQGGPPSYNQSNHYNNYRQDGQGGGSGYSGSEPSRYPGAGESRGPGRDGFDRGGMMHRGRGGMGRGMGGAGERGGFSKPGGPMNSDEREMGRPEEQDDSENSTIYITGLTEKANLEDMAEFFKHVGPIRINRRLGQPAINIYTDKDGKPKGDATLSYEEPICAKAAVEHFDGKEFQGRRLKVSMARRKPMMGGMRGGMPMRDGMMGRGGMMGRGGDRGGFGPRGGPRGMGRGGPTGGNMQQRAGDWECPNPGCGNQNFAWRMECNQCKAPKPEGLGGGPPFPPGGDRGRGGMGMRGGRGMDRGGPAGVGGPGGPGGFRGGWGGDRGGFRGRGGMDRGGFRGAGRGGPPMDRMGGRGGRGMGPPGGKMDMRDHRQERRDRPY